In one window of Microbacterium dextranolyticum DNA:
- a CDS encoding MFS transporter permease — translation MALRSGFYRWLLPAAFVLPLWLFVGWIVFGANPLSLLWVLISAPIVLIGELVLSLLVRARGTARAERAVSWTDLALIGAWHVLVFSLGFFANPWWWPLFGLTVAVGVGAFWGVLAQLWREARPMGVVLRTPGGVGYVPAPAPDETPSRTDAEVIVVREKSAPPAA, via the coding sequence ATGGCACTGCGCAGTGGGTTCTATCGGTGGCTGCTCCCGGCGGCGTTCGTCCTGCCGCTGTGGCTGTTCGTCGGCTGGATCGTCTTCGGCGCGAACCCGCTCTCACTGCTCTGGGTGCTGATCTCGGCTCCGATCGTGCTGATCGGCGAGCTCGTGCTGAGCCTGCTCGTCCGCGCGCGGGGCACCGCACGTGCGGAGCGCGCCGTGTCGTGGACCGATCTCGCTCTCATCGGCGCATGGCACGTGCTCGTGTTCTCGCTCGGGTTCTTCGCGAACCCGTGGTGGTGGCCGCTGTTCGGTCTCACGGTCGCGGTCGGCGTCGGGGCATTCTGGGGCGTACTCGCGCAGCTGTGGCGTGAGGCGCGGCCGATGGGCGTGGTCCTCCGGACCCCCGGCGGCGTGGGCTACGTCCCCGCGCCGGCACCCGACGAGACGCCGTCTCGGACGGATGCCGAGGTGATCGTCGTGCGCGAGAAGAGTGCCCCGCCGGCGGCGTGA
- the rplS gene encoding 50S ribosomal protein L19, with protein sequence MQILDSVDAASLRSDIPAFGPGDTVKVHVNITEGSRSRVQVFQGVVIGRSGDGVRETFTVRKISFQVGVERTFPVHSPVIDHIEVVTRGDVRRAKLYYLRNLRGKKAKIKEKRDN encoded by the coding sequence ATGCAGATCCTCGACTCCGTCGACGCGGCTTCGCTCCGCTCCGACATCCCCGCCTTCGGCCCCGGTGACACCGTCAAGGTGCACGTGAACATCACCGAAGGAAGCCGTTCGCGCGTCCAGGTGTTCCAGGGCGTCGTCATCGGCCGCTCCGGCGACGGTGTGCGCGAGACCTTCACGGTCCGCAAGATCAGCTTCCAGGTGGGCGTCGAGCGCACCTTCCCGGTGCACTCGCCCGTGATCGACCACATCGAGGTCGTCACGCGTGGCGACGTGCGCCGCGCGAAGCTCTACTACCTGCGCAACCTCCGTGGCAAGAAGGCCAAGATCAAGGAGAAGCGCGACAACTGA
- the lepB gene encoding signal peptidase I produces the protein MTSDNVVAPEPDTSVGRRLRTRRRRGIWPFLRDVLVILIVAILVSFLIKTFLVRSFFIPSGSMEQTLMVKDRILVDELTPRFTGYERGDIVVFRDPGGWLEGVPTPPPATPLVQAGDWLLSLVGITASDSNEHLIKRIIGVGGDHVVCCNALGQTTVNGTPIDETPYLDLAAGQSAPNPKPYDVTVPQGSLWVLGDNRDHSRDSRYNVDQPSKGFVPIGNVVGRAFLITWPLPRFGVLDTHHGVFEGVPAGGGG, from the coding sequence ATGACCTCCGACAACGTGGTGGCCCCCGAACCCGACACCTCGGTGGGACGTCGGCTGCGTACGCGGCGGCGTCGCGGGATCTGGCCTTTCCTGCGCGATGTCCTGGTCATCCTCATCGTCGCGATCCTCGTGTCGTTTCTCATCAAGACGTTCCTCGTCCGGTCGTTCTTCATCCCGTCGGGGTCGATGGAACAGACCCTCATGGTCAAGGACCGCATCCTGGTCGACGAGCTCACGCCCCGCTTCACCGGCTACGAGAGGGGCGACATCGTCGTCTTCCGCGACCCCGGCGGCTGGCTCGAGGGAGTTCCCACGCCGCCGCCCGCGACGCCTCTCGTCCAAGCCGGCGACTGGTTGCTCTCACTTGTGGGAATCACGGCGTCCGACAGCAACGAGCACCTCATCAAGCGGATCATCGGCGTCGGCGGAGACCACGTCGTGTGCTGCAACGCGCTCGGCCAGACGACGGTCAACGGCACACCGATCGACGAGACCCCGTACCTCGATCTCGCCGCCGGGCAGAGTGCACCCAACCCGAAGCCGTACGACGTGACAGTGCCCCAGGGCTCCCTCTGGGTGCTCGGCGACAATCGCGACCATTCTCGGGACTCGCGTTACAACGTCGATCAGCCCTCGAAGGGCTTCGTGCCGATCGGCAACGTCGTCGGACGTGCGTTCCTCATCACGTGGCCTCTGCCGCGATTCGGCGTGCTCGACACCCATCACGGCGTCTTCGAGGGCGTGCCCGCCGGCGGCGGGGGATGA
- a CDS encoding ribonuclease HII, with protein sequence MTVVAPRLTVERRLLREHALVIACDEVGRGALAGPVAVGAVAMDFAGARRRVPEGLRDSKLVAERHRPAVAARAAAWVPASAVGWSSAAEIDEVGIIRALGLAALRAIAGLRERGIVPEEAIVILDGNHDYITPAGGAGLRVRPIVKADRDCASASAASVLAKVARDDLMVRLHDDLPVYEWARNKGYASAAHRSAIRSHGLSVHHRASWAIADAPTLF encoded by the coding sequence ATGACGGTCGTCGCACCCCGACTGACCGTCGAGCGTCGTCTGCTGCGCGAGCACGCACTCGTCATCGCGTGCGACGAGGTCGGGCGCGGCGCGCTGGCAGGCCCCGTCGCCGTCGGCGCCGTCGCAATGGATTTCGCCGGCGCACGACGGCGCGTTCCCGAGGGGCTGCGGGATTCGAAACTCGTCGCCGAGCGTCATCGCCCGGCGGTGGCCGCCCGCGCGGCGGCGTGGGTTCCGGCATCCGCTGTGGGATGGTCGTCCGCCGCGGAGATCGACGAGGTCGGGATCATCCGCGCGCTCGGCCTGGCGGCGTTGCGTGCGATCGCCGGGCTGCGGGAGAGGGGGATCGTGCCCGAAGAGGCGATCGTCATCCTCGACGGCAACCACGACTACATCACGCCCGCCGGCGGAGCCGGACTGCGGGTGCGCCCCATCGTGAAGGCCGACCGCGACTGCGCCTCGGCGTCGGCGGCGTCGGTGCTCGCCAAAGTGGCACGCGACGATCTCATGGTGCGCCTGCACGACGATCTGCCGGTGTACGAGTGGGCGCGCAACAAGGGCTACGCGAGCGCCGCGCACCGCAGCGCGATCCGCTCGCACGGCCTCAGCGTGCATCACCGGGCCTCATGGGCCATCGCCGATGCGCCGACGCTGTTCTGA
- a CDS encoding DUF2469 family protein produces MDDEVFEDYDRELELALYKEYRDVVSQFQYVIETERRFYLANDVNVVRRDTEHDFYFEISMTDVWVWDIYRADRFVKSVRVLTFKDVNVEELQRRDFELPEELSLDS; encoded by the coding sequence ATGGATGACGAAGTCTTCGAGGATTACGATCGCGAGCTCGAACTGGCCCTGTACAAGGAGTACCGCGATGTCGTGTCGCAGTTCCAGTACGTGATCGAGACCGAGCGCCGCTTCTATCTCGCCAACGACGTGAACGTCGTCCGTCGCGACACCGAGCATGATTTCTACTTCGAGATCTCGATGACGGATGTCTGGGTGTGGGACATCTACCGCGCCGATCGGTTCGTGAAGAGCGTGCGCGTGCTGACGTTCAAGGACGTCAACGTCGAAGAGCTTCAGCGTCGCGATTTCGAGCTGCCGGAAGAGCTCTCGCTGGACTCCTGA
- a CDS encoding YraN family protein, which produces MADKDVRGRAGEDRATAYLRERGYAVLERNWRCAAGEIDIVATQGEDLVVVEVKTRRSVGFGHPFDAVDARKRDRLWRLGCAWAREHPDPARRRRLRIDVVGITGDDPATATIEHLEDLR; this is translated from the coding sequence ATGGCAGACAAGGATGTGCGCGGGCGCGCGGGTGAGGATCGGGCGACGGCATACCTCCGTGAACGGGGGTACGCGGTGCTCGAGCGCAACTGGCGCTGCGCGGCGGGAGAGATCGACATCGTCGCCACGCAGGGCGAGGACCTGGTCGTCGTCGAGGTCAAGACGCGTCGGAGCGTGGGGTTCGGGCACCCGTTCGACGCCGTCGACGCGCGCAAGCGCGACCGGCTCTGGCGTCTCGGATGCGCATGGGCGCGGGAACATCCTGATCCGGCGCGGCGCCGACGGCTGCGCATCGACGTCGTCGGCATCACGGGGGACGACCCGGCGACGGCGACGATCGAGCACCTCGAGGACCTGCGATGA
- a CDS encoding YifB family Mg chelatase-like AAA ATPase, with translation MTVGRTWGVVLTGLHGDLVEVEADLSNQTPGFDIIGLADKAIGEAHQRVHNACANSALPLPRRKLTVNLSPANLPKHGSGLDLAIAVAALATETSMDAASLARTVHIGELGLDGRLRPVPGVLPAVAAAARAGMRCVVVPHAHRAEAELVADIEVVAAASLRDVVRRHGVDVDEVDTVPVPHPVAAEPDDDAVPDLADVIGQREAVEALVLAAVGGHHLLMSGPPGAGKTMLARRLPGILPDLDDTAAVQAASLRSLAGLPVTSLCRTPPFEAPHHSTSVAALIGGGSRTVRPGAIARASGGVLFLDEAGEYGGHALDALRQPLESGRIEIHRAGFRAVFPARFQLVLATNPCPCGNYGVPNAECACPSLAIRRYLGKLSGPLLDRIDIELGLQRVAVARRKPGDDSRVTTAEARGRVIEARARSARRLAQTPWRTNAEVAGSWLRDGPLAPDADIRRPLDTALHRGALTLRGYDRVLRLAWSHADLAGRDRLDVVDIGRALYLKRGARA, from the coding sequence ATGACCGTCGGGCGCACGTGGGGCGTCGTGCTGACCGGCCTGCACGGAGACCTCGTCGAGGTCGAGGCCGACCTGTCGAACCAGACGCCCGGCTTCGACATCATCGGCCTGGCCGACAAGGCGATCGGTGAGGCGCATCAACGCGTGCACAACGCCTGCGCGAACAGCGCCCTGCCGCTGCCGCGCCGCAAGCTCACGGTGAACCTGTCGCCGGCGAACCTCCCGAAGCACGGCTCCGGGCTCGACCTCGCGATCGCGGTCGCCGCTCTCGCGACGGAGACGTCGATGGATGCCGCGTCGCTCGCCCGCACCGTGCACATCGGCGAACTCGGGCTCGACGGACGCCTGCGGCCCGTGCCGGGGGTGCTGCCCGCCGTCGCGGCCGCAGCGCGCGCCGGCATGCGGTGCGTGGTCGTGCCGCACGCGCATCGGGCCGAGGCCGAGCTCGTCGCGGACATCGAGGTGGTCGCCGCCGCGTCGCTGCGTGACGTGGTGCGCCGGCACGGTGTGGACGTCGACGAGGTCGACACCGTGCCGGTGCCCCATCCGGTCGCGGCGGAGCCTGACGACGACGCCGTGCCCGATCTCGCCGACGTCATCGGTCAGCGCGAGGCGGTCGAGGCGCTCGTGCTCGCGGCCGTAGGCGGCCATCATCTGCTCATGAGCGGTCCGCCGGGGGCGGGCAAAACCATGCTGGCGCGGCGGCTTCCGGGCATCCTGCCCGACCTCGACGACACCGCGGCCGTACAGGCGGCGTCGCTGCGCTCTCTGGCGGGTCTGCCGGTGACGAGTCTGTGCCGTACGCCTCCTTTCGAAGCACCGCATCACAGTACGAGTGTCGCGGCTCTCATCGGCGGCGGCAGCCGCACGGTGCGGCCGGGAGCGATCGCACGCGCGAGCGGGGGAGTGCTCTTTCTCGACGAGGCCGGCGAGTACGGCGGTCATGCCCTCGATGCCCTCCGCCAGCCCCTCGAGTCGGGACGGATCGAGATCCATCGCGCCGGCTTCCGCGCCGTCTTCCCGGCGCGGTTCCAGCTCGTCCTCGCCACCAATCCATGCCCGTGCGGGAACTACGGGGTGCCCAATGCGGAGTGCGCGTGCCCCTCGCTCGCCATCCGGCGCTACCTCGGCAAACTGTCCGGTCCGCTGCTCGACCGGATCGACATCGAGCTGGGACTGCAACGAGTGGCGGTGGCCCGTCGGAAGCCCGGCGACGACTCGCGTGTGACCACCGCCGAGGCTCGCGGGCGGGTCATCGAGGCGCGCGCTCGCTCGGCGCGCCGGCTCGCGCAGACGCCGTGGCGCACGAACGCCGAGGTCGCCGGATCGTGGCTGCGCGACGGCCCGCTCGCACCCGATGCCGATATCCGCCGCCCCCTCGACACCGCTCTGCATCGCGGCGCGCTGACCCTTCGGGGCTACGACCGCGTGCTCCGACTCGCGTGGTCGCACGCCGACCTCGCCGGTCGAGACCGCCTCGACGTCGTCGACATCGGGCGGGCGCTGTACCTCAAGCGCGGAGCCCGGGCATGA
- the dprA gene encoding DNA-processing protein DprA, with product MSALVLDAGTSRRELAGVIAPGDDAHALAAYARSIWAVLVEPGDRVAGELVRALGPVAALRVALTDSRDPGHVSEAGLTADEIGAGRRRWQPRLGAVASTLANARRAGVRLVIPEDREWPARVDDLGPFAPLCLWVRGEVGLLAAPRPAVAIVGARAASGYGEHVAAELAAEAGAAGIAVYSGAAYGIDAAAHRAALSAVGPTIAVMAGGVERAYPSGNRDLIDRIARAGAVVAEVPCGTAPTKHRFLARNRLIAALSDGTVVVEAGWRSGSLNTAHHAQAIGRPVGVVPGPITSASSRGCHRLLREGDAVCITGIDDMRDLVGASVGGALDAGATDAYTGERTRVLDALSLRSPRSTEDIAQRAGFSLDEAAALLGLLELEGRAERRERGWVGVGGMARPAMLW from the coding sequence ATGAGCGCGCTCGTCCTCGATGCCGGCACGTCGCGTCGCGAGCTGGCCGGAGTCATCGCCCCCGGTGACGACGCGCACGCCCTCGCCGCGTATGCACGGAGCATCTGGGCCGTGCTGGTCGAGCCGGGCGACCGCGTCGCGGGCGAGCTCGTGCGCGCGCTCGGTCCGGTCGCGGCGCTCCGTGTCGCCCTGACCGACTCGCGCGATCCAGGCCATGTCTCCGAGGCCGGTCTCACTGCCGACGAGATCGGCGCGGGGCGCCGGCGCTGGCAGCCGCGGCTGGGTGCGGTCGCATCGACCCTCGCCAACGCGCGTCGCGCGGGGGTTCGGCTGGTGATCCCCGAAGACCGCGAGTGGCCTGCTCGTGTCGATGACCTCGGTCCGTTCGCACCGCTGTGCCTGTGGGTGCGGGGTGAGGTCGGTCTGCTCGCGGCGCCACGACCCGCCGTCGCGATCGTCGGCGCGCGCGCCGCGTCGGGGTACGGCGAGCACGTCGCCGCGGAACTCGCCGCCGAGGCCGGCGCGGCAGGAATCGCGGTGTACTCGGGCGCCGCGTACGGGATCGACGCGGCCGCGCATCGAGCCGCGCTGTCGGCCGTGGGTCCGACGATCGCGGTCATGGCGGGCGGAGTCGAACGCGCGTACCCCTCCGGGAACCGCGACCTCATCGATCGGATCGCCCGGGCGGGTGCGGTCGTGGCCGAGGTCCCCTGCGGCACCGCCCCGACGAAGCATCGCTTTCTGGCGCGAAACAGGCTCATCGCCGCGCTCAGTGACGGCACCGTCGTCGTCGAGGCGGGGTGGCGCAGCGGATCATTGAACACCGCGCATCACGCCCAGGCGATCGGCCGTCCCGTCGGTGTCGTGCCGGGGCCGATCACGAGCGCCTCGTCCCGCGGCTGCCACCGTCTGCTGCGTGAGGGCGATGCCGTGTGCATCACCGGCATCGACGACATGCGCGATCTCGTCGGAGCATCGGTGGGTGGGGCGCTGGATGCCGGTGCGACCGACGCGTATACGGGCGAGCGCACGCGTGTGCTCGATGCACTCAGTCTCCGCAGCCCGCGCTCGACAGAGGACATCGCTCAGCGTGCCGGGTTCTCGCTCGACGAGGCCGCCGCGCTGCTCGGGCTACTGGAGCTCGAGGGCCGCGCCGAGCGTCGGGAGCGGGGCTGGGTGGGTGTCGGAGGGATGGCGCGGCCGGCGATGCTCTGGTGA
- a CDS encoding tyrosine recombinase XerC, with translation MRLEEAARRYTAHLADVRRLSPATVRAYAGDLRDLAEAVGDVALASVDIDALRDWLWRATQRGDARSTIARRTASVRGFFSWALDEGHVSVDPSVRLVAPRRGRTLPTVATAPALQGVLNAAGQRAEAGDPIALRDAAVLELLYAAALRVAELCAIDLDDLDRERRAVRVVGKGSKERVVPYGDPAARALDAYLARGRPPLVARGVGSPALFLGARGGRLGTRAAYDIVSLTVAPAMGAEHVGPHALRHSAATHLLDGGADLRTVQELLGHASLGTTQIYTHVSAERLAAAYRLAHPRA, from the coding sequence ATGAGACTCGAAGAGGCGGCGCGGCGATACACGGCGCACCTCGCCGATGTCCGGCGACTGTCACCCGCGACGGTGCGTGCGTATGCGGGCGACCTCCGCGATCTCGCCGAAGCCGTCGGTGACGTCGCCCTCGCATCCGTCGACATCGATGCCCTGCGCGACTGGCTCTGGCGTGCGACGCAGCGCGGAGACGCGCGCTCGACCATCGCCAGGCGCACCGCGTCGGTGCGCGGCTTCTTCTCCTGGGCGCTCGACGAGGGCCACGTGTCGGTCGATCCGAGCGTGCGCCTGGTCGCACCGCGTCGCGGACGCACGCTGCCCACGGTCGCGACGGCTCCGGCACTGCAGGGCGTCCTGAACGCGGCAGGTCAGCGCGCCGAGGCGGGCGACCCGATCGCGCTGCGCGACGCCGCGGTGCTCGAACTGCTCTACGCTGCGGCGTTGCGTGTCGCCGAGCTGTGCGCGATCGACCTCGACGACCTCGACCGCGAGCGGCGCGCCGTGCGCGTCGTCGGCAAGGGATCGAAGGAGCGCGTCGTGCCCTACGGTGATCCGGCGGCCCGCGCCCTCGACGCGTATCTGGCCCGAGGTCGCCCCCCGCTCGTGGCGCGCGGCGTCGGCTCGCCGGCGCTCTTCCTCGGCGCCCGCGGCGGGCGGCTGGGCACGCGGGCGGCGTACGACATCGTCTCGCTCACCGTGGCCCCTGCGATGGGGGCGGAGCACGTCGGACCGCATGCGCTGCGGCACTCGGCCGCGACTCACCTGCTCGACGGGGGAGCGGACCTCCGCACGGTCCAGGAGTTGCTCGGGCACGCGAGTCTCGGGACGACTCAGATCTACACCCACGTCTCGGCGGAGCGACTGGCGGCCGCCTACCGTCTTGCGCACCCGCGCGCGTGA
- a CDS encoding DUF3060 domain-containing protein: MPTPLRRGPSAAVLILVAALLLSGCAAGAGPRRTVLPDDALGTPMASSSISPSPTSPVVSPSTPLSPPPSPPASSGASPTGEAPCVGGVATISGGASSFTVAAGCPRVEVYGAGVTVRLGGDADALTVRGERNQVETQRVGSLVVEGRTNRVAAAGEVVSAAVRGDGNTVDASDRVGSLVVAGNDNTVTATGVGSIDVSGDRNTVPGR, translated from the coding sequence ATGCCGACTCCGCTGCGCAGGGGACCGTCGGCGGCCGTTCTGATACTGGTCGCCGCGCTGTTGCTGTCGGGCTGTGCTGCGGGTGCCGGGCCCCGCCGCACGGTGCTCCCCGACGACGCGCTCGGCACGCCGATGGCCTCGTCGTCGATCAGTCCGTCGCCGACGAGTCCTGTGGTGTCGCCGTCCACCCCGCTGTCTCCGCCGCCGTCTCCGCCGGCGTCGAGCGGTGCATCGCCGACCGGTGAGGCGCCGTGCGTCGGCGGCGTGGCGACGATCAGTGGGGGAGCAAGTTCCTTCACGGTCGCTGCGGGCTGTCCGCGCGTCGAGGTGTACGGCGCGGGTGTGACCGTTCGGCTCGGCGGAGACGCCGACGCGCTGACCGTGCGGGGTGAGAGGAACCAGGTCGAGACTCAGCGGGTGGGCTCCCTCGTCGTGGAGGGCCGGACGAACCGCGTGGCCGCGGCGGGCGAGGTGGTCAGCGCCGCCGTGCGCGGTGACGGGAACACCGTGGATGCCTCCGATCGGGTCGGCTCGCTCGTCGTCGCCGGGAACGACAACACCGTCACGGCGACGGGTGTCGGATCGATCGATGTCAGTGGCGACCGCAACACGGTCCCCGGGCGGTGA
- a CDS encoding murein hydrolase activator EnvC family protein has translation MIRSHRRSGASPWHTALVLAVLASTLWVPSAASAADRNGPTAAATSPGDALARWRWPVLPARIVAPFVAPAHAYGPGHRGIDLAASPGDVVAAPASGLIAFAGSVAGRGVVTIDHGDGLVTTLEPVVAGVPVGAPVHAGDQVGTVDAGGHASVGTVHFGVRRDGVYINPMLLLGGIPRAILLPCC, from the coding sequence ATGATCCGCTCCCACCGCCGATCCGGCGCATCGCCGTGGCACACCGCGCTCGTGCTGGCGGTCCTGGCATCCACGCTCTGGGTGCCGAGCGCCGCCTCCGCCGCGGACCGGAACGGGCCCACTGCGGCCGCGACCTCCCCCGGCGATGCCCTGGCGAGATGGCGGTGGCCGGTTCTTCCCGCTCGGATCGTCGCGCCGTTCGTCGCCCCCGCGCACGCCTATGGTCCCGGTCATCGGGGAATCGATCTCGCCGCTTCTCCGGGCGACGTCGTGGCGGCGCCCGCATCGGGGCTCATCGCCTTCGCCGGGTCGGTGGCGGGTCGAGGAGTGGTGACCATCGACCACGGCGACGGTCTCGTGACGACGCTCGAGCCCGTCGTTGCAGGTGTGCCGGTAGGGGCGCCCGTACACGCCGGCGACCAGGTCGGCACAGTGGATGCCGGGGGGCATGCGTCCGTGGGTACCGTGCACTTCGGGGTGCGCCGCGACGGCGTCTACATCAACCCGATGCTGCTGCTGGGCGGCATCCCCCGCGCGATCCTGCTGCCGTGCTGTTGA
- the rpsB gene encoding 30S ribosomal protein S2, which translates to MAVVTIRQLLDSGVHFGHQTRRWNPKVKRFILTERSGIHIIDLQQSLGYIDKAYEYVRETVAHGGTILFVGTKKQAQEVIAEQATRVGQPYVNQRWLGGLLTNFSTVSKRLARMKELEQLDFDNPADSGFTKKELLLKKRELDKLHKSLGGIRNLTKTPSAMWVVDAKREHLAIDEAKKLGIPVIGILDTNADPDEFQFPIPGNDDAIRSVGLLTRIIADAAAEGLIQRHQPTDESADAEPLADWERELLEQGGSAETAVVTDVAEVETIATESAADEAGAEAKAEGDAAAVAAE; encoded by the coding sequence ATGGCCGTCGTCACCATTCGCCAGCTGCTCGACAGCGGCGTCCACTTCGGACACCAGACCCGCCGGTGGAACCCGAAGGTCAAGCGCTTCATCCTGACGGAGCGCTCCGGCATCCACATCATCGACCTGCAGCAGTCGCTCGGGTACATCGACAAGGCGTACGAGTACGTGCGCGAGACGGTCGCCCACGGCGGCACGATCCTCTTCGTCGGCACCAAGAAGCAGGCGCAGGAAGTCATCGCCGAGCAGGCGACGCGCGTGGGCCAGCCCTACGTCAACCAGCGCTGGCTCGGTGGCCTGCTCACGAACTTCTCGACCGTGAGCAAGCGCCTCGCCCGCATGAAGGAGCTCGAGCAGCTCGACTTCGACAACCCGGCCGACTCGGGCTTCACCAAGAAGGAGCTCCTGCTCAAGAAGCGCGAGCTCGACAAGCTGCACAAGTCGCTCGGCGGCATCCGCAACCTCACGAAGACGCCGTCGGCCATGTGGGTCGTCGACGCCAAGCGCGAGCACCTCGCCATCGACGAGGCCAAGAAGCTCGGCATCCCCGTGATCGGCATCCTCGACACGAACGCCGACCCCGACGAGTTCCAGTTCCCGATCCCGGGCAACGACGACGCGATCCGCTCGGTGGGCCTGCTCACCCGCATCATCGCCGACGCCGCCGCCGAGGGCCTGATCCAGCGCCACCAGCCCACCGACGAGTCGGCCGACGCCGAGCCTCTCGCGGACTGGGAGCGCGAGCTGCTCGAGCAGGGCGGCTCCGCGGAGACCGCCGTCGTGACCGACGTCGCCGAGGTCGAGACCATCGCGACCGAGTCGGCCGCCGACGAGGCGGGAGCCGAGGCCAAGGCCGAAGGCGACGCCGCGGCTGTCGCCGCCGAGTAA
- the tsf gene encoding translation elongation factor Ts, which translates to MANFTIADIKTLREQLGTGMVDTKKALEEADGDLEKAVEILRLKGAKGNAKRADRSTSEGLVTAVAHGDKVTILELNTETDFVAKNERFIALADKVLEAAAAVDADSVEAALAAPAGAQTVAELISDEAAIIGEKVELRRVRTLSGDKFEIYLHKTSKDLPPQVGVVLAYTGDDAETARSIAQHISFANPSYLTREDVPTAEVEKEREIVTEISRNEGKPEAALPKIVEGRVNAFFKQVALLDQDYAKDNKLSVAKVAGDAGITITDFARFKVGA; encoded by the coding sequence ATGGCAAACTTCACCATCGCCGACATCAAGACCCTGCGCGAGCAGCTGGGCACGGGCATGGTCGACACCAAGAAGGCGCTCGAGGAGGCCGACGGCGACCTCGAGAAGGCCGTCGAGATCCTGCGCCTGAAGGGCGCGAAGGGCAACGCCAAGCGCGCTGACCGCTCCACCAGCGAGGGCCTCGTGACCGCGGTCGCCCACGGCGACAAGGTGACGATCCTCGAGCTGAACACCGAGACGGACTTCGTTGCGAAGAACGAGCGCTTCATCGCCCTCGCCGACAAGGTCCTCGAGGCCGCCGCGGCGGTCGACGCCGACTCCGTCGAGGCCGCCCTGGCTGCTCCGGCCGGCGCGCAGACGGTCGCCGAGCTGATCTCCGACGAGGCCGCGATCATCGGCGAGAAGGTCGAGCTGCGTCGCGTGCGCACGCTCTCGGGCGACAAGTTCGAGATCTACCTGCACAAGACGAGTAAGGACCTCCCCCCGCAGGTCGGCGTGGTCCTCGCCTACACGGGCGACGACGCCGAGACGGCGCGCTCGATCGCGCAGCACATCTCGTTCGCCAACCCCTCCTACCTCACCCGTGAGGACGTTCCCACGGCCGAGGTCGAGAAGGAGCGCGAGATCGTCACCGAGATCTCCCGCAACGAGGGCAAGCCCGAGGCCGCCCTGCCGAAGATCGTCGAGGGCCGCGTCAACGCGTTCTTCAAGCAGGTCGCCCTGCTCGATCAGGACTACGCGAAGGACAACAAGCTGTCCGTCGCCAAGGTCGCCGGCGACGCCGGCATCACGATCACCGACTTCGCCCGCTTCAAGGTCGGCGCGTAA
- the pyrH gene encoding UMP kinase gives MIDENTGRRRVLLKLSGEAFGGGQLGVNPDIVSQIAREIAAAVDRVEVAIVVGGGNFFRGAELSQRGMDRGRADYMGMLGTVMNALALQDFLEQAGAATRVQSAISMTQVAEPYIPRRAERHLEKGRVVIFGAGAGLPYFSTDTVAAQRALEIGADEVLVAKNGVDGVYTADPKKDASATKIDTITYQDALQRGLKVVDSTAFSLCMDNRIDMRVFGMEPAGNVTRALLGDRIGTLVTA, from the coding sequence GTGATCGATGAGAACACCGGACGCCGTCGCGTCCTTCTGAAGTTGTCCGGCGAGGCCTTCGGTGGAGGCCAGCTGGGCGTCAACCCCGACATCGTCAGCCAGATCGCTCGCGAGATCGCGGCGGCCGTCGACCGCGTCGAGGTCGCGATCGTCGTCGGTGGCGGCAACTTCTTCCGCGGAGCCGAACTCAGCCAGCGCGGCATGGACCGCGGTCGCGCCGACTACATGGGCATGCTCGGCACCGTGATGAACGCGCTCGCTCTGCAGGACTTCCTCGAGCAGGCCGGTGCCGCCACCCGTGTGCAGTCGGCGATCTCGATGACCCAGGTCGCCGAGCCCTACATTCCGCGTCGTGCCGAGCGCCACCTCGAGAAGGGGCGCGTCGTCATCTTCGGCGCCGGCGCCGGGCTGCCGTACTTCTCGACCGACACGGTCGCCGCGCAGCGGGCGCTCGAGATCGGTGCGGACGAGGTGCTCGTCGCCAAGAACGGCGTCGACGGCGTGTACACGGCCGACCCGAAGAAGGATGCCTCCGCCACCAAGATCGACACGATCACCTATCAGGACGCCCTGCAGCGCGGACTGAAGGTCGTCGACTCGACCGCGTTCAGCCTCTGCATGGACAACCGCATCGACATGCGCGTGTTCGGCATGGAGCCCGCGGGCAACGTCACCCGGGCGCTTCTGGGCGATCGCATCGGCACGCTGGTCACGGCCTGA